Below is a genomic region from Deinococcus koreensis.
CAAGGCGCACCTGACCGGTGACGTGCACCCGGACGTGTCCCAGGTGGCGGGCGCCCTGACCCCGGTGCCCGGCGGCGTCGGCCCCATGACCGTGGCGCAGCTGATGGCGAACACCGTCCAGGCGGCCGAACGCCAGGCAGACAGACGCGCCGCACCGATCCCCGGAGTTCTGGGTGAACACGCTCACTGAGCTGCTGAACAACCGCTGGTTGTGGACGGCCGTGCTCGCCTCGACCGGCGCGCAGGTCTTGAAGGTGCTGCTGATCCTGCTGATCGAGCGCCGCTGGCGCCCGGCGGCCTTCATGGAAACGGGCGGCATGCCCAGCAGCCACAGCGCCATGGTGGCCGCCCTGACGACCGGCGTGGCCCTGACCGAGGGGCTGGGCAGCCCGCTCTTCGCCGCCAGCGCGGTCTTCGCCCTGATCGTCATGTACGACGCCACGGGCGTCCGCCACTCCAGCGGCCAGCAGGCCCGGCTGCTCAACGAACTGGTAGACGAGCTGCGCGCCGTGGTGCGCGAGGGTTTCGCGCCCCTGCCGCTGCGGGTGCTGCTGGGGCACACCTATCTGGAGGTGCTGGCCGGCATCCTGATCGGCATCGGCGCCGGCTTCATCGCCTTCGGGATGCGGTAGGCAAGGAGACGCGGCGGTTCAGTCAAAACAGGGTTTCAGCGAAGGGGGGAGGGCTCGTCCGACGACCCTCCCCCGTGTTCTGAATCCTGATCTCCGTCCGCCGGGCCCGACGTTGACTCGTCCGGCGCTGCCCTCAGACGGCGACGCCCCTCATCGCGCCGTCCAGCACGCTCGCCAGACGCTCGCGGGTAAAGGGCCGCTTGCCTTCCAGCAGGCCCGTCTCGCCCGCGTGCAGGTGCCAGTGCTTGCTGCCGCCCATCAAGCGCAGGCTGATCGCCTTCAGATCTACGTGGCGCGGGCTCACCGCCGCCACCAGCAGGGGCTGGCCGCCGGAGTTCAACCGCACGCTCATGACCGTGGTGGGCAGGTCGTAGGGCCGCTCCATGCGGTAGATGTAGTCCGGGAAGTCCGAGACCTTCTCGAAGCTCAGGCCCAGGCGGTCGGCCTCGGCGTCGAGCCAGCCGAGAAGTTCGACCCATTGGGCGTACAACGCTGCGTCCGGTGCATGTGCCATGTGGCACAAGTGTAAAGCACCGGGGGCGGGGGTGGTCGGCCGTCTCCGGACAGGGGAGCCTCAGCCCTGCAGCAGCAGCCGGCCGCTCGAGGCATCCACTGTCACGTCGCCGCCCGTCAGGGTCTCGCCGGTCAGGGCGTCGCGCCAGACGCCGTCTGGGAGAGAAATCGTGATCTCGTGGGCCTCACTGCGGCGGCTCGCCACGGCCACGGCGCGGCTCGTCCGGCCATCCGCCCCGGTCAGCTCGCGCAGGAAGGCCACCGCGTCGGCCTCGGCGTGCAGGAAGGTCAGTGAACCCCGGTGGAGCGCCTCTGTCGAGCGGCGCACGGCGATCAGCGCTTTCACCCTTTCCAGCAGGCCGGTGTCCCACTGCGCCTCGTCCCAGGGCATGGGTTCGCGGCACCAGGGCATGTTGCCGGCGCGGCTCTGGCTCAGGCCGATCTCCGTGCCGTAGTAGGTGCAGGGCACGCCGGGGTAGGCCATCAGCAGGGTGAAGGCGGCCAGGAACCGCGTGCGGTTGCCGCCCAGCCGGAAGTGCGCGCGGCCGATGTCGTGCGATTCGAGCAGGTTGAGCATGCTCAGGCCCACCTGCGGCGGCAGGGCGTGGTAGGCGTCCCAGAGGATCTCTACCAGTTCGTGGCCGTCCAGCCGGCTGGGCTCGTCGAAGTAGGTGGCGCCGCTGAGCCACTGCATGACCGGCAGGCCGAAGCCGTGGTAGTTCATGGCGGCGTCCTCGCCCTGGCCGTCCAGCGCGTGCTCGGGGTCGAAGAAGCGTTCGCCGAAGACGTAGGCGTCGCCCTTCTCCTGCCGGGCGGCGCGTTTCAGGGCGCGGTGCAGCGGCAGGTTGTCCTCGTCGGTGCCGCCTGCGCCGATCATGTGGGCCACGTCCAGCCGCCAGCCGGCCGCCCCGCGCCGCAGCCAGTGGCGCACCACGCTCTCCTCGCCGGCCAGGAACTCCTGCACGGCGAATTCGTTCTGGTAGTCGATCTTGGGCAGGGTCGGGACGTCGAAGAAGGCGTGGTAGGGCGGTTTGCCGGCCTCGTCGCGCCAGGTGAACAGCGCGCGTTCCGGGGCGTCCTCCCGCTCCAGCGCGGCCTGGAACAGCGCGTTCTCGTTGCCCATGTGGTTGAACACGCCGTCCAGCACGATCCGCACGCCCGCCTCGTCGGCCGCCCGCGCCAGCTCGTCCCAGGCCTCGTCGCCGCCCAGGTGCGGGTCGACCCGCCGGTAATCGGTGATGTCGTAGCGGTGGTTGCTGGGCGAAACGAAGATGGGCGTGAGCCACAGGCCCGTGACGCCCAGAGTCTTCAGGTACGGCAGCGCCTGCGTGATGCCCTGCAGGTCGCCGCCGTAGTGTGCGTGGACGTCGCCCTTCTCGTCCAGCGGCGTGTGCCACTCCTCGTGCGTGACGTCCCGCCCCGCGTACTGGTATTCGCCGGTCTGCACGTCGTTGCTGGGGTCGCCGTTGCGG
It encodes:
- a CDS encoding divergent PAP2 family protein; the protein is MNTLTELLNNRWLWTAVLASTGAQVLKVLLILLIERRWRPAAFMETGGMPSSHSAMVAALTTGVALTEGLGSPLFAASAVFALIVMYDATGVRHSSGQQARLLNELVDELRAVVREGFAPLPLRVLLGHTYLEVLAGILIGIGAGFIAFGMR
- a CDS encoding NADH-quinone oxidoreductase subunit 15 encodes the protein MAHAPDAALYAQWVELLGWLDAEADRLGLSFEKVSDFPDYIYRMERPYDLPTTVMSVRLNSGGQPLLVAAVSPRHVDLKAISLRLMGGSKHWHLHAGETGLLEGKRPFTRERLASVLDGAMRGVAV
- a CDS encoding alpha-amylase family glycosyl hydrolase encodes the protein MTISSVFDSHPAAQHDHTPGYTDRLGAGLGETVRLRVRVTLPVTSVKLRFVRVGEIETAVAREVSGLAGEGRWFEAELPIHDARVRYAWQLNLEGDHLNLTRLGLHHTRRGFRNWFQYLAGYQAPEWAWSSVFYQIFPDRFRNGDPSNDVQTGEYQYAGRDVTHEEWHTPLDEKGDVHAHYGGDLQGITQALPYLKTLGVTGLWLTPIFVSPSNHRYDITDYRRVDPHLGGDEAWDELARAADEAGVRIVLDGVFNHMGNENALFQAALEREDAPERALFTWRDEAGKPPYHAFFDVPTLPKIDYQNEFAVQEFLAGEESVVRHWLRRGAAGWRLDVAHMIGAGGTDEDNLPLHRALKRAARQEKGDAYVFGERFFDPEHALDGQGEDAAMNYHGFGLPVMQWLSGATYFDEPSRLDGHELVEILWDAYHALPPQVGLSMLNLLESHDIGRAHFRLGGNRTRFLAAFTLLMAYPGVPCTYYGTEIGLSQSRAGNMPWCREPMPWDEAQWDTGLLERVKALIAVRRSTEALHRGSLTFLHAEADAVAFLRELTGADGRTSRAVAVASRRSEAHEITISLPDGVWRDALTGETLTGGDVTVDASSGRLLLQG